A part of Rattus norvegicus strain BN/NHsdMcwi chromosome 4, GRCr8, whole genome shotgun sequence genomic DNA contains:
- the Try5 gene encoding trypsin-4 isoform X2, which yields MRALLFLAHVGAAVAFPIDDDDKIVGGYTCQENSVPYQVSLNSGYHFCGGSLINDQWVVSAAHCYKSRIQVRLGEHNINVLEGNEQFVNAAKIIKHPNFNARNLNNDIMLIKLSVPVTLNSRVATVALPSSCAPAGTQCLISGWGNTLSLGGEYMNNPDLLQCLDAPVLPQADCEASYPGKITNNMICVGFLEGGKDSCQGDSGGPVVCNGQLQGIVSWGYGCALKDNPGVYTKVCNYVDWIQDTIAAN from the exons TTGCTTTTCCCATTGATGATGATGACAAGATCGTTGGAGGATACACCTGCCAAGAGAATTCTGTCCCCTACCAGGTGTCCCTGAACTCTGGATACCACTTCTGTGGAGGTTCTCTCATCAATGACCAGTGGGTGGTGTCTGCAGCTCACTGTTACAAGTC CCGCATCCAAGTGAGACTGGGAGAGCACAACATCAATGTCCTTGAGGGCAATGAGCAGTTTGTCAATGCTGCCAAGATCATCAAGCATCCCAACTTTAATGCAAGGAACCTGAACAATGACATCATGCTGATCAAGCTCTCTGTCCCCGTGACCCTCAATTCCCGAGTGGCCACTGTGGCTCTGCCCAGCTCCTGTGcacctgcaggcactcagtgcctCATCTCTGGCTGGGGCAACACCCTCAGTCTTGGTGGTGAGTACA TGAACAACCCAGACCTGCTCCAGTGCCTGGATGCCCCAGTGCTGCCTCAGGCTGACTGTGAGGCCTCCTACCCTGGAAAGATCACCAATAACATGATCTGTGTTGGCTTCCTGGAGGGAGGCAAAGATTCCTGCCAG GGTGACTCTGGTGGCCCTGTGGTCTGCAATGGACAGCTCCAGGGCATTGTCTCCTGGGGCTATGGCTGTGCCCTGAAGGACAACCCTGGTGTGTACACCAAGGTCTGCAACTATGTGGACTGGATTCAGGACACCATTGCTGCAAACTAA
- the Try5 gene encoding trypsin-4 isoform X1, whose product MRALLFLAHVGAAVAFPIDDDDKIVGGYTCQENSVPYQVSLNSGYHFCGGSLINDQWVVSAAHCYKSRIQVRLGEHNINVLEGNEQFVNAAKIIKHPNFNARNLNNDIMLIKLSVPVTLNSRVATVALPSSCAPAGTQCLISGWGNTLSLGVNNPDLLQCLDAPVLPQADCEASYPGKITNNMICVGFLEGGKDSCQGDSGGPVVCNGQLQGIVSWGYGCALKDNPGVYTKVCNYVDWIQDTIAAN is encoded by the exons TTGCTTTTCCCATTGATGATGATGACAAGATCGTTGGAGGATACACCTGCCAAGAGAATTCTGTCCCCTACCAGGTGTCCCTGAACTCTGGATACCACTTCTGTGGAGGTTCTCTCATCAATGACCAGTGGGTGGTGTCTGCAGCTCACTGTTACAAGTC CCGCATCCAAGTGAGACTGGGAGAGCACAACATCAATGTCCTTGAGGGCAATGAGCAGTTTGTCAATGCTGCCAAGATCATCAAGCATCCCAACTTTAATGCAAGGAACCTGAACAATGACATCATGCTGATCAAGCTCTCTGTCCCCGTGACCCTCAATTCCCGAGTGGCCACTGTGGCTCTGCCCAGCTCCTGTGcacctgcaggcactcagtgcctCATCTCTGGCTGGGGCAACACCCTCAGTCTTGGTG TGAACAACCCAGACCTGCTCCAGTGCCTGGATGCCCCAGTGCTGCCTCAGGCTGACTGTGAGGCCTCCTACCCTGGAAAGATCACCAATAACATGATCTGTGTTGGCTTCCTGGAGGGAGGCAAAGATTCCTGCCAG GGTGACTCTGGTGGCCCTGTGGTCTGCAATGGACAGCTCCAGGGCATTGTCTCCTGGGGCTATGGCTGTGCCCTGAAGGACAACCCTGGTGTGTACACCAAGGTCTGCAACTATGTGGACTGGATTCAGGACACCATTGCTGCAAACTAA